One stretch of Clavibacter californiensis DNA includes these proteins:
- a CDS encoding right-handed parallel beta-helix repeat-containing protein, whose amino-acid sequence MGGGAVPAPRRARPPDGLRASRRHPVHQGEARMTWPGITVNAEGRNEIDILTPQVADLRFAAQYAPVATGQAAALAALASLSKVIRLTPGATYAIDAPVALGAGTTIEGNGATIALTRKGSITLGDRSKLRDVFFVNQGLTGFVGGERCITIQGSGVEVTGCTLGGQGYRMGIVIEFVNAAGASIAGACDNVLIERNRFENTAFGVLKQGGPSSAYASAHGLRIIRNVFKTIRRGDAIELNAGADTGVLIDGNIIDDVTANNTVNAGFGIGVAGLGAYSAAESEAFRRFRIVNNIITNCEMQGIHAEKSAAFTITGNHVEQTSTTRKGTGQGIVTYGSMNGDITDNYVAGFDYGIEDMMGVTANAYTVATDRNRIYANRVRDCATGVLVELAGLGKSVFVDRNVLTDCAVGIRHRGSANTSFTGNQFIDCPTPFALDLNADAFANVAASARSLALVGNLAVSYKGVAMSNTYAHLAGAVISGSGNSFPLPSA is encoded by the coding sequence ATGGGCGGCGGAGCTGTACCAGCCCCGAGACGAGCCCGTCCCCCTGACGGTCTACGCGCGTCCCGACGGCACCCCGTACATCAAGGTGAGGCACGCATGACCTGGCCGGGGATCACGGTGAACGCTGAGGGCCGCAACGAGATCGACATCCTCACCCCACAGGTCGCAGATCTGCGCTTCGCCGCCCAGTACGCGCCTGTCGCCACCGGCCAGGCCGCAGCGCTTGCCGCGCTTGCGTCGCTCTCGAAGGTCATCCGGCTCACGCCTGGCGCCACCTACGCCATCGACGCGCCGGTGGCGCTGGGAGCGGGGACGACCATCGAGGGGAACGGCGCCACCATCGCGCTGACCCGCAAGGGGTCGATCACTCTCGGGGACCGGTCCAAGCTCCGCGACGTCTTCTTTGTCAACCAGGGCCTCACGGGCTTCGTCGGCGGCGAGCGGTGTATCACCATCCAGGGATCGGGAGTCGAGGTCACCGGCTGCACACTCGGTGGCCAGGGATACCGGATGGGTATCGTCATCGAGTTCGTCAACGCGGCCGGCGCCAGCATCGCCGGAGCATGCGACAACGTCCTCATCGAGCGCAACCGGTTCGAGAACACCGCGTTCGGAGTCCTCAAGCAGGGCGGTCCCTCGAGCGCGTACGCCAGCGCCCACGGGCTACGCATCATCCGGAACGTCTTCAAGACCATCCGCCGCGGCGACGCGATAGAGCTCAACGCCGGCGCGGACACCGGCGTGCTGATCGACGGCAACATCATCGACGACGTCACGGCGAACAACACCGTCAACGCCGGCTTCGGGATCGGCGTCGCCGGCCTCGGCGCCTACAGCGCGGCCGAGTCCGAGGCGTTCCGACGCTTCCGCATCGTGAACAACATCATCACGAACTGCGAGATGCAGGGCATCCACGCGGAGAAGAGCGCAGCGTTCACCATCACCGGGAACCACGTCGAACAGACGTCGACGACCAGGAAAGGCACCGGGCAGGGCATCGTGACGTACGGGTCCATGAACGGCGACATCACGGACAACTACGTCGCCGGATTCGACTACGGCATCGAGGACATGATGGGCGTCACCGCGAACGCGTACACCGTCGCCACCGACCGGAACAGGATCTACGCGAACCGGGTGCGGGACTGCGCCACCGGGGTGCTCGTCGAGCTCGCGGGACTGGGCAAGTCGGTATTCGTCGACCGGAACGTCCTCACGGACTGTGCGGTCGGGATCCGTCATCGGGGCTCGGCGAACACGTCCTTCACCGGTAACCAGTTCATCGACTGCCCGACCCCGTTCGCGCTCGACCTGAACGCCGATGCCTTCGCCAACGTCGCCGCCTCTGCCCGATCGCTGGCCCTCGTCGGCAACCTCGCGGTGAGCTACAAGGGCGTCGCGATGTCCAACACCTATGCGCACCTCGCCGGCGCCGTCATCAGCGGGAGTGGCAACAGCTTTCCCCTGCCGTCGGCGTAG
- a CDS encoding phage tail tape measure protein — translation MADRSVFVTIGAKVDGFITGLKKAQEQTTQFSNKLAVHVQKNEQAFTTAGTGLVALGGVGVLAAGAAIAKYAEFDKAMSEVQAATHSAAEEQNVLREAALEAGASTKYSATEAAGAIEELAKAGISTADILSGGLSGALDLAAAGGLGVADAAGIASTALTQFKLAGSDIPHVADLLSAGAGKAMGSVQDLSGALNQAGLVSSQTGLSIEETTAGLSAFASAGLLGSDAGTSFKSMLQRLTPQSAEAQAAMDKLGISAYDSQGEFIGLSEFAGNLQTSLADLSVEQRNSALATIFGSDAVRAASVLYSEGASGIADWEGKVNDSGYAAETARIRMDNLAGDVEKLGGSFETNLIKSGSGANDAIRGLVQTTTGLLDLVGGLPAPVLSAGTAILGIGGSIALAGGAALVAAPKVLAFKEAVSLTGIKGKAAALGVGAFGGAIGIAVLVIGGIVSAAADAAAQVSELSDTFDESTGAITELTRVTIAKRLADDGVFETAKKAGIGQKEFTDAILEGGKALDDVQDKIDAYGTTSLVPWSEKDAAARQLSGALGEQSDQLDKAKEKNENLSAATESNTESTQSAAEAYLAAADEAAGVVDQIKQLIDATNEANGVGQDAVSANASYQKSLQDVKDTIQKAKEGAEGYSTSLDETTAAGSANAAMLGGLADDSQKAAAAQYDLDVKTMSAKDATDKYKASLESGRQTLYDNALALTGNAQQAQAFTDKVYGIPSQKSFQLLADTAAAANEVDTFFRTWNGRRIVMRVETTGAANPVQGGAAGPRAIMKADGGVVDFYAAGGIRENHVAQIAKAGTWRVWAEDETGGEAYIPLAASKRARSLEIFKETGRRLGVQEFANGGVYAPRPVYDRPAQMYMTAPAVAVAPQFNVIVQSKGGIDLTQYIDVRLERADAQAELAGRMGRQVR, via the coding sequence ATGGCGGACAGGTCCGTATTCGTCACCATCGGCGCGAAGGTCGACGGCTTCATCACCGGGCTCAAGAAGGCCCAGGAGCAGACGACCCAGTTCTCGAACAAGCTGGCAGTCCACGTCCAGAAGAACGAGCAGGCCTTCACCACCGCGGGCACCGGGCTTGTCGCGCTCGGCGGTGTCGGCGTCCTCGCGGCCGGTGCGGCGATCGCGAAGTACGCCGAGTTCGACAAGGCCATGTCCGAGGTGCAGGCCGCCACCCACTCCGCCGCCGAGGAGCAGAACGTCCTCCGGGAGGCGGCCCTCGAAGCCGGCGCCAGCACGAAGTACTCCGCCACTGAGGCAGCCGGCGCCATCGAGGAGCTCGCCAAGGCCGGCATCTCCACGGCCGACATCCTCAGCGGCGGGCTGTCCGGAGCCCTGGACCTGGCCGCGGCCGGCGGGCTCGGTGTCGCCGACGCTGCAGGTATCGCGTCGACGGCGCTTACCCAGTTCAAGCTCGCCGGGTCCGACATCCCCCACGTCGCCGACCTCCTGTCCGCGGGTGCGGGCAAGGCCATGGGGTCCGTGCAGGACCTCTCCGGGGCCCTCAACCAGGCCGGCCTCGTCTCCTCCCAGACGGGCCTGTCCATCGAGGAGACCACCGCCGGTCTCTCCGCGTTCGCGTCCGCGGGCCTCCTCGGATCCGACGCCGGCACGTCCTTCAAGTCCATGCTCCAGCGGCTCACCCCGCAGTCCGCAGAGGCCCAGGCGGCCATGGACAAGCTCGGCATCTCGGCGTACGACAGCCAGGGCGAGTTCATCGGCCTGTCCGAGTTCGCCGGCAACCTGCAGACGTCCCTCGCCGACCTCAGCGTCGAGCAGCGCAACAGCGCCCTCGCCACGATCTTCGGCTCCGACGCCGTCCGCGCTGCCTCCGTTCTCTACTCCGAGGGCGCGTCGGGCATCGCCGACTGGGAGGGGAAGGTCAACGACAGCGGGTACGCGGCCGAGACCGCCCGCATCCGCATGGACAACCTCGCCGGCGACGTCGAGAAGCTCGGCGGGTCCTTCGAGACGAACCTGATCAAGAGCGGCTCCGGCGCGAACGACGCCATCCGTGGTCTCGTGCAGACCACGACAGGGCTCCTCGACCTCGTCGGCGGCCTCCCGGCACCTGTCCTCTCCGCCGGCACCGCGATCCTCGGCATCGGGGGGTCGATCGCCCTGGCCGGTGGTGCGGCGCTGGTGGCTGCTCCGAAGGTCCTGGCCTTCAAGGAGGCCGTGAGCCTCACCGGCATCAAGGGCAAGGCGGCTGCGCTCGGTGTCGGTGCGTTTGGTGGGGCAATCGGCATCGCCGTGCTGGTCATCGGTGGCATCGTCAGTGCGGCTGCTGATGCTGCCGCCCAGGTGTCCGAGCTGTCTGACACCTTCGATGAGTCGACGGGCGCCATCACGGAGCTCACTCGGGTGACGATCGCCAAGCGCCTGGCGGACGACGGCGTGTTCGAGACGGCGAAGAAGGCCGGGATTGGGCAGAAGGAGTTCACCGACGCGATCCTCGAGGGCGGCAAGGCCCTCGACGACGTGCAAGACAAGATCGACGCATACGGCACCACCTCGCTGGTGCCGTGGTCGGAGAAGGACGCCGCCGCCCGGCAGCTGTCGGGCGCACTCGGGGAGCAGTCGGACCAGCTCGACAAGGCCAAGGAGAAGAACGAGAACCTCTCCGCGGCGACGGAAAGCAACACCGAGTCCACGCAGTCCGCCGCTGAGGCGTACCTTGCCGCGGCTGACGAGGCGGCAGGGGTCGTCGACCAGATCAAGCAGCTGATCGACGCGACGAACGAGGCGAACGGGGTCGGGCAGGACGCGGTCTCCGCGAACGCCAGCTACCAGAAGTCGCTGCAGGACGTGAAAGACACGATCCAGAAGGCCAAGGAGGGCGCCGAGGGGTACTCGACCTCCCTCGACGAGACCACGGCCGCAGGATCCGCGAACGCCGCCATGCTCGGCGGGCTCGCTGACGACTCGCAGAAGGCCGCGGCTGCGCAGTACGACCTCGACGTCAAGACCATGTCCGCGAAGGACGCCACGGACAAGTACAAGGCGTCCCTCGAGTCTGGTCGGCAGACCCTCTACGACAACGCGCTGGCGCTGACGGGGAACGCCCAGCAGGCGCAGGCGTTCACGGACAAGGTCTACGGGATCCCGTCGCAGAAGTCGTTCCAGCTCCTTGCGGACACGGCGGCCGCGGCGAACGAGGTGGACACGTTCTTCCGGACCTGGAACGGCCGCCGCATCGTCATGCGAGTCGAGACGACCGGCGCCGCGAACCCGGTGCAGGGCGGTGCCGCTGGTCCACGGGCGATCATGAAGGCCGACGGCGGTGTCGTCGACTTCTACGCCGCCGGCGGCATCCGTGAGAACCACGTCGCGCAGATCGCGAAGGCCGGCACCTGGCGGGTCTGGGCCGAGGACGAGACCGGGGGAGAGGCATACATCCCCCTCGCCGCATCCAAGCGCGCACGGTCGCTCGAGATCTTCAAGGAGACCGGCCGACGCCTCGGTGTGCAGGAGTTCGCCAACGGAGGCGTGTACGCACCTAGGCCCGTCTACGACCGCCCCGCGCAGATGTACATGACCGCCCCCGCCGTCGCCGTCGCGCCGCAGTTCAACGTGATCGTGCAGAGCAAGGGAGGCATCGACCTCACGCAGTACATCGACGTCCGCCTCGAGCGGGCCGACGCGCAGGCTGAGCTTGCTGGCCGGATGGGAAGGCAGGTCCGCTGA